In Labilibaculum sp. DW002, the genomic window ATGTAATAAGATGAAGAATAATTATTAGTTTTAATTTTAAGATCCATATACAATTTACGATAAAAAAAATTGAAGTTTTACGAATGTAGGTAGCGTAAAAAGTCGATATATCTAACTATTCTTTTAATAAGACCAATATGATTGAAACAATTACAAACATTTTAGAATTTGAACTTTTAAATATTGGAACTTATAAAGTTAGAGTCTTTAGCTTGGTAAGTATTTTTATTATTTACATTATAACCAGAATAGCACTTTATCTCATAAAAAAAGCTTTATTCCGAAAAAGCAAAAGTAAGAAGCTAGATACGGGTAACACTTACGCTCTATTTCAAATCATTAAATATATTGTTTGGGTCATGGCCATAGGCCTTATTCTAGAATCATTAAGTATTAAAGTGACGGTTCTTATTGCTGGTTCTGCAGCTTTATTAGTTGGTGTTGGTTTGGGATTGCAACAGACCTTTAATGATGTAATATCTGGTATCATTTTGCTCTCCGAACGATCTATTAAAATCGACGATGTACTGGAAATTGATGGCGACGTTGTAAAAATTCAAAGCATTGGTTTGAGAACCTCAAAAGGCTTAAATCGCGACGACATCTCAATTATCATTCCCAACTCGTTAATTACAACAAATAAGGTTATTAATTGGAGTCATCAATCTAAAAAAACACGTTTCAGAATTGATATTGGAGTTGCTTATGGCAGTGATGTTGACATGATCATAAAAACTCTAGAAGAAAGTGCATTTGAGCATCCTGATATTGACGAAAGAGAATCAATAGA contains:
- a CDS encoding mechanosensitive ion channel family protein, with the translated sequence MIETITNILEFELLNIGTYKVRVFSLVSIFIIYIITRIALYLIKKALFRKSKSKKLDTGNTYALFQIIKYIVWVMAIGLILESLSIKVTVLIAGSAALLVGVGLGLQQTFNDVISGIILLSERSIKIDDVLEIDGDVVKIQSIGLRTSKGLNRDDISIIIPNSLITTNKVINWSHQSKKTRFRIDIGVAYGSDVDMIIKTLEESAFEHPDIDERESIEARLINFGNSSLDFQLLFFSKNIFRIGKVKSDIRKIITQKFTEKDIIIPFPQMDVHFKKE